ACCCGCACTCGCCATTCCATTTGTCTTGGTAAATCTTGGAAATTCCGCGCGCAATTTCTCCGCAGCCTGGATGACGACGTTGTGACGTTTGAGATGCTCTTCCGTTTTCCGCAAAGACGCTTGCTCGTTTCTCAGCTTTTGGGGCGTCGGAAAAGTTTTAGGCCGAGCCTGCGCGTTGGCAACTTGATCGTTGCGTGCCTCGTACTTGGCCTGCGAATCCGGTTCGGACTCCTTCGGTTTTATTAATAGTTTTTTAAGTGACTCTAGCTCTCCAGTCGCTATGAGAACGTCACATCTACGGAGGGGAAAAGTGGTAAATCCGAAATGAGACGCAGAATGTTCGAATCCCACCATCGATCCGCTACTTTCACAGCCTAGCGGCGTCTGTAATGCAGATTCAACAGTTGAAAGACTAGAGACTTCGCCCTTTGCTACACGGGCCGCATCTCGCTTGTTGAGTACCACGGTGCCCGAAAACGACAGCGAGGTTAGCACCGCGAGGGTCTCGGATTCGAATATATCTTCGTCCGGCGCGAGAGCACCCGTCGGCTCCCGCTTCGGCTGAACTAAGGCGGAGGTCTGCATCGCGATTCTCCTATTACCATGCTCGTCAAAGACAGCCCGCGGCTCAACAGGTGACGCTGCCCCATCCGGAATCCAAATAATCGGCCAATCGCGCACCGTGGCATACGCGCAGAGCTGACCGAGCTCGACATGATTTATTATTGTCTCGGATGAAATCCCGAAAATATCTGCGGCATCATCGATGTTCAGATATTTTATGTCCTGCATTTTGGCCACCGTGTTCAGAAAAATTCGCCATCGAAAATATAGCGGATTTCGTGAAGGTCAGGCTAGGAATGTCGCGACCTGTGCTGCGTATACGAGCGCCGACTCATACGCGGAGATGTATTGACCAAATGACTTTCTGGCTAGGTAGTGCCTCCAATGCTGATGAACAATGCGATAGCTTAATGCAACCGGCGCGCGCTGGTTCGCGGGAATCGTCGCGGGCAGTTGCGCTCGTTTCTAGTAGCTCATCGTGCAATGCGATTGAGCGGTTGGATTTGTAAAATCAGGAAAACGCAAGGGGGTCGGATGGGCGGCTGCAAAACGCTGCGGGATGCTAAACGCATACCAAGAAAGGCCTTTGCTGCAGCTTCCGAAATTGCTGATAGGTTAGTTGGTGAGGTGATGCACGCAATCGGCATCCAAGTCAAAAAGAGGTGCTGCATGTCGACAAACCGAAGTCGCCGGTGATTCGTTCTAACCGAGGCCGGGCCATATGCCACAGCTGGTTTAGACGCACGGCTGCGCAAACTTAAACGCGCGAGTTACCTTTGCGTTTTGAGCGCCGATCGGTACAGATGCCGTTATACCTTAGCTCGAATTCAACCGAGCGCCAACGAAGGGCATCGCTGAGGGTATCGAGCATTAACGGGTCGGTTGCCGAGATAAGCAATGGCGCCCGATAGCATGGCTTAGCGGGCTCGCCGAAACCAAAATATTTCAGGGGGTGCAAACGAAGGCATTTCGAAGGCATATGCAAAGGCCCACCTTTTCAGATGGGCCTTTACGTTGACGTATATGGCGTCCCCAAGGGGATTCGAACCCCTGTTACTGCCGTGAAAGGGCGGTGTCCTAGGCCTCTAGACGATGGGGACGCAAGAGGAAAACAGCTTAGGAACTTGGTGAAACTTGGTGGAGCCAGGCGGGATCGAACCGCCGACCTCTACAATGCCATTGTAGCGCTCTCCCAGCTGAGCTATGGCCCCGGGAAGACGCGGAAGATTACGGGAGATGGGGCAAATGGTCAAGGACAACGTTAATTTGCGCCGGCAAAAAATTCATGGCGCTGGGTGCTTGTCCGCGTCATCCATGCGTTGCGCATCCCAGCCACCGCCCATGTCGCGCACCAGCAGCACGCTGGCCACAAGCCGCCGACTGTCGAGCTGTGCCAAGCTGCGCCGGTTGCCGAACGCGGTGGCCTGCGCGGTGATCACGTTCAGGTAACTCACGGTGCCGGCCTTGTATTGATTCAAGGTCAAGGCTAGCGCTTCTTCCGCAGCAGCGACCGCGGATTTTTGCACTTCGGTTTCGGCTTGCAATACACGCAACTGCACGAGATCGTCTTCGATCGCCTGAAACGCGCTGAGCACGGTTTGGCGATAGGTCGCGACACTCGCGTCGTAGCCGGCCTCGGCTTGGCGCACCTGCGCGCGCCGCGCGCCGCCATCAAACAGCGTCGCCGCGATCTGCGGGCCGAGCGACCAGAATTGATTCGGAGCAGTCAGCCATTTGGAGAAACTCGAGCTTTGATAACCGCCGCTGGCATTCAACGTGAGGCTCGGAAAAAACGCCGCGGTGGCGACGCCGATCTGCGCGTTCGCCGAAGCGACCAGACGCTCCGCCGCGGCGATGTCCGGACGACGTTCAAGTAGTTCCGATGGAACCGCCACCGGCAATACCGGCACGGGCGTATTCAGCGGCGCGACCGGCAGCGAAAATTCTGCGGGAGCCTTGCCGATCAACACAGCGATGGCGTGTTCGTATTGCGCGCGCTGAACTTCCAGATCGATCGCTTGCGCCTGAGTGGTTTTCAGCTGGGTATCGGCCTGCACCACATCGGCCTTGGCAACCACACCCGCGGCGTAACGATTTTTCGTAAGCTGAAATGATTTTTCGTATGCAGCAACCGTGTCGTCGAGCAATTTTTTCTGCGTGTCCTGCGCGCGCAGCTGGAAATAATCCTGCGCGAGTTCGGCTTGTGCGCTGAGTTGCGCATTTGCCAGATCGGCCGCGCTGGCTTCAGCGCCAGTCGCATTCGATTCGACTGTGCGGCGCACCTTGCCCCAGATATCCGGCTCCCACGATGCGGTCGCGCTGAGAGAGTTATTGCGCGTGATGCCGCGCGCGTTGCTGCCGGTATTGGTGCCCGTGCCTGTGCCGGTATTGTCGGTCGTGGTGCCGCTGCCCTGATGCGAGCGCGTGCTCGACGCACTCAGGCCGACGGTCGGAAAATAACTCGCCTCTGAAGCATCGACCAACGCGCGCGACTTGCGATAATTCGCTTCTGCGACCAGCACATTCTGATTCGAAATCGCGACTTGGCTCATCAGCGTATTGAGTTTCGCATCGGCATAGATTTCCCACCACGCACCGTGCGGCTGGTCGTCTTTCGGCTGCGCCTGTTTCCAGTCCTGCGCTTCCTTGAACGCCACCGGTGCATCGATTTTCGGGCGCACATAATCCGGGCCGACCGCGCAGCCGGCGGCCAGCGTGGTAAGACCGAGGATCAAGGTCATCCTGATTTTATTATTTCGCATTACCACTCCAACTTGAATCTGTGCGTGCATGCGGCGAAGCCGGCGGCGCGCATGAAAATTTTGCATGTGTGCAACCGTCAATGCGCATTGCCGTGGCTCAGTTTGCCGCTGTTGTCGCCGAAACGTGAGCGTTGCCATTTCGCGGCGGCCCACAAGCGGAAACGATCGAGATAAATGTAGACCACCGGCGTGGTGTACAGCGTCAGCATCTGGCTCACCACGAGGCCGCCGACGATCGCGATGCCAAGCGGGCGACGCAGCTCCGCACCGTTGCCGGCACCGAGCGCCAGCGGCAGCGCGCCGAGTAGGGCTGCCATCGTCGTCATCATGATCGGGCGGAAACGCAACAGACACGCCTGGAAAATCGCGTCGTGCGCGCTCAGGCCCTGATTGCGTTCGGCATCGAGCGCGAAGTCGATCATCATGATCGCGTTTTTCTTGACGATGCCGATCAGCAATATCACACCGATCAGCGCGATCAGGCTGAACTCCTCGTTGCACGCCAGCAGCGCGAGCAGCGCGCCGACGCCGGCAGAGGGCAGGGTGGAAAGTATTGTCAGCGGATGCACATAACTCTCGTACAACATGCCGAGCACGATATACACCGCGACCAGCGCGGCGAGAATCAGGAATGGTTGATTATCGAGCGAACTTTGAAACACCTTGGCGGTGCCTTCAAAGCTGCCGTGGATCGTCGCCGGCACATGAATTTGCGCCATCGTGGACTGGATCGCCGCCACCGCATCGCTCAACGACACACCGACCGGCAGATTGTAGGAAATCGTGGTCGCGACAAACGGGCCTTGATGATTCACTGCGAGCGCGGTGTTGCTCGGGCCGTAGCTGCTGAAGGCCGAAAGCGGCACCATCGTTTCTTTCGACGAACTGATCGGGTTGCCGGTCGATGCGCCCTTGGTATTGCCGGTGCTGACGTTCGATGCGTTGAGCAATGGATTCGATGCGCTGGTGCTCGCTGTGCTGTTGCCGCTTTTGCTCGCTGGCGCGCTATTGCGCGACAAGGCATTGGTCGCTTGGCTGCCGCTGGCGACACCGCCAGACGTGCTCACGTAAAGCTCTTTCAGCGCGTCCGGATTTTTCCAGTATTGCGGCGCGACTTCCATCACCACGTGGTACTGGTTCAGCGGATTGTAGATCACTGACACCTGGCGTTGGCCGAACGCGTCGTATAGTGCGTTGTCGATCTGGCTGGCGGTCAAACCGAGCCGCGTCGCGGTCGCGCGATCGATCGTCAACTGGGTTTCGAGGCCTTTGTCCTGCTGGTCGGAATTGACGTCGGCAACTTGCGGTACGGATTGCAGCGCGGTGACGATTTTTGCCGACCAGGTGCGCAACTCCTCGATATCGTCGCCCTGCAAGGTGTATTGATATTGCGAATTGCTCGACCGTCCGCCAGCGCGAATATCCTGCACGGCCTGCAGGAACAAGCTCGCACCCGGCACCACGCCGAGGCTCACGCGCAAACGTGCGATCACTTCATCCACGGTCTTGGTACGCTCGCCGAGCGGCTTCAGCGTGACGAACGCACGCGCTGAATTAGTCTGGCCGCCACCGGTGAAACCGATCACGTTTTGCACGTCGGGATCTTTCTGCACGATGTCGAGAAACTGGTGCAGTTTCTGCTGCATCAGCGTAAACGAAATACTCTGGTCGGCCTGGATCCCGCCCATCAAACGTCCGGTATCCTGCTGCGGAAAAAATCCCTTCGGCACGATAATATACAAGTATACATTGAGGCAAACCGTGATCAGCAGGATGATCATCATGAGCGGCGAGTTGCGCAGCGCCCACGTCAGGCTGCGTTCGTAGGCGCTGAGCAGGCGCGCGAAAAAGTTTTCGCTCATCCGCGCGAACCGTGACGGTTCACGCTTGTGTTTCACGCTGCGCAACAAGCGCGCGCACATCATCGGCGTAGTCGTCAGCGATACCGCCAGCGATACCAGAATCGCCACCGAGAGCGTGATCGCAAACTCGTGAAACAGCCGTCCGACGAGGCCGCCCATAAGCAGGATCGGAATGAATACCGCGATCAGCGAGATGCTCATCGACAACACCGTGAAGCCAACTTCGCGTGCGCCGAGCAGCGCAGCCGGAACCGGTTTCATGCCGGCTTCGAGATGGCGCGAGATATTTTCGAGCACGACGATCGCATCGTCGACGACAAACCCGGTGGCGATCGTGAGCGCCATCAGCGACAGATTATCGAGGCTGAAACCGCACAGGTACATCACGCCAAACGTGCCGATCAGCGACACCGGCACCGCCACCGCGGGTATCAGCGTGGCGCGTGCATTTCGCAAGAACAGAAACACCACCATGATCACAAGCATGGTCGAAGTGATCAGAGTTTTTTCGACATCGCGCAGCGAAGCGCGGATGGTCGTGGTGCGTTCCATGCCGACGCCGATACGCACCGAGGCTGGAATCGCCGCTTGCAATTGCGGGATCAGCGCGGTGATGAGATCCGCGGTTTCAATAATGTTGGCACCGGGCTGAGCGGTGATGATCACCAGCACCGACGGTTTGCCGTTGGCGAGGCCGAGGTTATGCAAATCCTCGACTGAATCGACCACGTCGGCAACATCCGTCAACCGCACCGGCGAGCCGTTGCGATACGCCACCAGCAGCGTGCGATATTGATCGGCGGTGCGCGCTTGATCGTTGGTGTAGAGCTGCCAGTGGCGTGTCTCGTCCTCGATCGCACCTTTCGGGCTATGTGCGTTCGCCGCGGACAACGCCGCGCGCACATCTTCCAGGCCGATGCCGTATTTGAACAACGCATGCGGATTGAGTTCGGCGCGCACCGCTGGCAACGAACTGCCGCCGATCGTGACATCGCCGACGCCTTCAATCTGCGACACTTTCTGGCCCAGCACGGTCGAGGCGGCGTCATAGATCTGCCCCGTGCTCATCGTGTCTGATGTCAGCGTGAGGATCATCACCGGTGCCGACGCCGTGTTGGCTTTGCGATAGGTAGGATTGCTGCGCAGCGCTGTGGGCAAGTCCGCACGCGCGGCGTTGATCGCAGCCTGCACGTCGCGCGCGGCGCCATCGATATCGCGATTCAATCCGAACACGAGCTGGATGCGCGTCGAGCCAAGTGAGCTCGAGGATGTCATCTCGGTGACATCGGCGATCGTGCCGAGACGACGTTCAAGCGGCGTTGCGACACTCGCGGCCATCGTCTCTGGACTCGCGCCGGCCATGTTGGCCGAGACCGAAATGGCCGGTGAATCGACTTTCGGCAACGGCGCTACCGGCAGCAGAAAAAAGGCGACTGCGCCTGCCAGCGCCACGCCCAGAGTCAGCAGGCTGGTGGCGACCGGGCGGCGGATGAACGGCGTCGAGATACTCATCCCGGCGTGTCCTGCGCGAGTGTCGTATCTTCATCGCCATGCGCGTCGTCGTCGTGTCCGCGCCATTTTGCAAAACGTGTCGCGGCGCTATCGAATGCGAGATAAATCACGGGCGTCGTGAACAGGGTCAACACCTGGCTCACGATCAAACCGCCGACGATGCTGATGCCTAGCGGATGGCGCAATTCCGAGCCGGTGCCCGAGCCAAGCATCAGTGGCAATGCACCGAGCAGCGCCGCCATCGTGGTCATGAGGATCGGACGGAAACGCAGCAGGCACGCCTGGAAAATTGCCTCGCGTGGCGGCTTGCCTTCGTTGCGTTCGGCGTCGAGCGCGAAGTCGATCATCATGATCGCGTTTTTCTTGACGATGCCGATCAACAGGATGATGCCGATGATCGCGATGATGCCCAGATCGTTGCCGGAAATGATCAGCGCCAGCAGCGCGCCGACGCCAGCCGAGGGCAGCGTGGAAAGAATCGTGATCGGGTGGATGTAACTTTCGTAGAGCACGCCGAGCACGATGTACATCGTCACGATCGCGGCCAGAATCAGCAACAAGGTGTTGCCGAGCGACGCCTGGAACGCCAGCGCGGCACCCTGAAAACTCGTGACGGTGCTGGTCGGCATGCCGATCTGTTGTTCGGCGAGTTTGATCGCTTCGACCGCGGCGCCGAGCGATGCTCCGGGCGCGAGATTGAACGACATCGTCGTCGCCGGAAACTGGCCGAGATGATTGATCAGCAGCGGCGCGGCCTGTTCGGTGAATGTCGCGATTGCCGACAGCGGCACCTGCGTGCCGCCGGTAGTCGGCAGGTAGATGTCGGCGAGTGAGGCGGGCGATTTCTGTAGGCGCGGATTGGCTTCGAGAATCACGCGATATTGATTCGACTGGGTGAAAATCGTCGAGATGATGCGCTGGCCAAACGCGTCGTACAGTGCGTTGTCGACGGTCGCTGGAGTGATGCCGAAACGTGATGCGGTATCGCGATCGATCGTGACGTAGATCGACAATCCCTTGTCGGCCAGATCGCTCGCGACATCGGCAAGCTCGGGCAATGTATTGAGCTTGTCGACGAGCTTCGGCACCCAGGTCGAAAGTACGTCGGGGTTGGCGTCTTCGAGCACGAACTGGTACTGCGTGCGGCTGACTCGGCTGTCGATACTGAGATCCTGCACAGGCTGCATGTACAAGGTGATGCCGGCGACTTTGGCGGTGTTTTGCTGCAGGCGCGCGATCACCGCGCTGGCACTGTCGCGGCCATCCTCGCGCGGTTTCAGATCGATCAGGAAACGACCGCTGTTGAGCGTGGTATTGCTGCCGTCGACACCGATGAAAGACGACAGGCTGGCCACCGACGGATCTTTCAATATCACCTCGGCCAACGCCTGCTGGCGCTCGGCCATCGCCGCGAACGAAGTCGCCTGCGATGCTTCGGATACGCCCTGGATCAGGCCGGTATCTTGCAGCGGGAAAAAGCCTTTCGGGATGATGATGTAGAGGATCACGGTGAGCGCGACGGTGAGTGTGGCGACCAGCAAGGTCAGCATTTGCCGATCGAGGACCCAGTTCAACATCTTGCCGTAGCGCGCGATCACCGCGTCGAACCACGCCGCTGATTTGCGCGCGATCGCGCTCTGTTCGGACTC
The sequence above is drawn from the Pseudolysobacter antarcticus genome and encodes:
- a CDS encoding MdtB/MuxB family multidrug efflux RND transporter permease subunit gives rise to the protein MNPSRPYILRPVATSLLMAAILLVGMVAYHYLPLSALPEVDYPTIQVQTFYPGASPDVMTSSITAPLERQFGQMPGLNQMSSTSSAGASVLTLQFNLNLNLDIAEQEVQAAINAAGNLLPADLPAPPVYAKVNPADAPILTLGLTSKTMPLTQVQDLADTRLAQKISQLPGVGLVSISGGQRPAVRIQANPAALAAYGLNLDDLRSTVSNANVNTAKGSIDGATRSYTINANDQLQSTDAYRKLIIAYRNGAPVYLTDVADIIDGAENSKLGAWMNSTPALILNIQRQPGANVIAVVDQIKAMLPDLKSTLPPAIDVAVLTDRTTTIRASVHDVQLELLLSVVLVVLVIFLFLRNLPATIIPSLSVPLSLVGTFAVMYLAGFSLNNLSLMALTIATGFVVDDAIVMIENIARYIEAGDSPMEAALKGSEQIGFTIVSLTISLIAVLIPLLFMGDVVGRLFREFAVTLAVTILISAVVSLTLVPMLCAKLLKHKPESEQSAIARKSAAWFDAVIARYGKMLNWVLDRQMLTLLVATLTVALTVILYIIIPKGFFPLQDTGLIQGVSEASQATSFAAMAERQQALAEVILKDPSVASLSSFIGVDGSNTTLNSGRFLIDLKPREDGRDSASAVIARLQQNTAKVAGITLYMQPVQDLSIDSRVSRTQYQFVLEDANPDVLSTWVPKLVDKLNTLPELADVASDLADKGLSIYVTIDRDTASRFGITPATVDNALYDAFGQRIISTIFTQSNQYRVILEANPRLQKSPASLADIYLPTTGGTQVPLSAIATFTEQAAPLLINHLGQFPATTMSFNLAPGASLGAAVEAIKLAEQQIGMPTSTVTSFQGAALAFQASLGNTLLLILAAIVTMYIVLGVLYESYIHPITILSTLPSAGVGALLALIISGNDLGIIAIIGIILLIGIVKKNAIMMIDFALDAERNEGKPPREAIFQACLLRFRPILMTTMAALLGALPLMLGSGTGSELRHPLGISIVGGLIVSQVLTLFTTPVIYLAFDSAATRFAKWRGHDDDAHGDEDTTLAQDTPG
- a CDS encoding efflux transporter outer membrane subunit — translated: MRNNKIRMTLILGLTTLAAGCAVGPDYVRPKIDAPVAFKEAQDWKQAQPKDDQPHGAWWEIYADAKLNTLMSQVAISNQNVLVAEANYRKSRALVDASEASYFPTVGLSASSTRSHQGSGTTTDNTGTGTGTNTGSNARGITRNNSLSATASWEPDIWGKVRRTVESNATGAEASAADLANAQLSAQAELAQDYFQLRAQDTQKKLLDDTVAAYEKSFQLTKNRYAAGVVAKADVVQADTQLKTTQAQAIDLEVQRAQYEHAIAVLIGKAPAEFSLPVAPLNTPVPVLPVAVPSELLERRPDIAAAERLVASANAQIGVATAAFFPSLTLNASGGYQSSSFSKWLTAPNQFWSLGPQIAATLFDGGARRAQVRQAEAGYDASVATYRQTVLSAFQAIEDDLVQLRVLQAETEVQKSAVAAAEEALALTLNQYKAGTVSYLNVITAQATAFGNRRSLAQLDSRRLVASVLLVRDMGGGWDAQRMDDADKHPAP
- a CDS encoding efflux RND transporter permease subunit, giving the protein MSISTPFIRRPVATSLLTLGVALAGAVAFFLLPVAPLPKVDSPAISVSANMAGASPETMAASVATPLERRLGTIADVTEMTSSSSLGSTRIQLVFGLNRDIDGAARDVQAAINAARADLPTALRSNPTYRKANTASAPVMILTLTSDTMSTGQIYDAASTVLGQKVSQIEGVGDVTIGGSSLPAVRAELNPHALFKYGIGLEDVRAALSAANAHSPKGAIEDETRHWQLYTNDQARTADQYRTLLVAYRNGSPVRLTDVADVVDSVEDLHNLGLANGKPSVLVIITAQPGANIIETADLITALIPQLQAAIPASVRIGVGMERTTTIRASLRDVEKTLITSTMLVIMVVFLFLRNARATLIPAVAVPVSLIGTFGVMYLCGFSLDNLSLMALTIATGFVVDDAIVVLENISRHLEAGMKPVPAALLGAREVGFTVLSMSISLIAVFIPILLMGGLVGRLFHEFAITLSVAILVSLAVSLTTTPMMCARLLRSVKHKREPSRFARMSENFFARLLSAYERSLTWALRNSPLMMIILLITVCLNVYLYIIVPKGFFPQQDTGRLMGGIQADQSISFTLMQQKLHQFLDIVQKDPDVQNVIGFTGGGQTNSARAFVTLKPLGERTKTVDEVIARLRVSLGVVPGASLFLQAVQDIRAGGRSSNSQYQYTLQGDDIEELRTWSAKIVTALQSVPQVADVNSDQQDKGLETQLTIDRATATRLGLTASQIDNALYDAFGQRQVSVIYNPLNQYHVVMEVAPQYWKNPDALKELYVSTSGGVASGSQATNALSRNSAPASKSGNSTASTSASNPLLNASNVSTGNTKGASTGNPISSSKETMVPLSAFSSYGPSNTALAVNHQGPFVATTISYNLPVGVSLSDAVAAIQSTMAQIHVPATIHGSFEGTAKVFQSSLDNQPFLILAALVAVYIVLGMLYESYVHPLTILSTLPSAGVGALLALLACNEEFSLIALIGVILLIGIVKKNAIMMIDFALDAERNQGLSAHDAIFQACLLRFRPIMMTTMAALLGALPLALGAGNGAELRRPLGIAIVGGLVVSQMLTLYTTPVVYIYLDRFRLWAAAKWQRSRFGDNSGKLSHGNAH